From Carettochelys insculpta isolate YL-2023 chromosome 3, ASM3395843v1, whole genome shotgun sequence, a single genomic window includes:
- the MCFD2 gene encoding multiple coagulation factor deficiency protein 2 isoform X2, which yields MMATRMFSVYLLFCLLSAFLIFSVAEVHVEESHLANIRLDKNLVQDKDHIMEHLEGVIDKPESEMSPQELQLHYFKMHDYDGNNLLDGLELATAISHVHKEEGGASSQAMKEEELISLIDDVLRDDDKNNDGYIDYAEFAKSLE from the exons ATGATGGCCACAAGGATGTTTAGTGTATATTTGCTATTCTGCTTACTgtctgcattcctaatcttctctgtAGCTGAGGTTCACGTAGAAGAGAGTCATCTAGCAAATATTCGCCTTGATAAGAACTTAGTACAAGATAAAGA CCACATCATGGAACACTTAGAAGGTGTAATTGACAAACCAGAATCTGAGATGTCCCCACAGGAGTTGCAGCTCCATTACTTCAAAATGCATGATTATGATGGCAATAATTTGCTTGATGGATTAGAACTCGCCACTGCTATATCGCATGTTCATAAAGAG GAAGGTGGTGCATCCTCCCAGGCAATGAAAGAAGAAGAGCTAATTAGTCTAATTGATGATGTCTTACGAGATGATGACAAAAATAACGATGGATACATTGATTATGCTGAGTTTGCAAAATCACTGGAATAA
- the MCFD2 gene encoding multiple coagulation factor deficiency protein 2 isoform X1 → MEHLEGVIDKPESEMSPQELQLHYFKMHDYDGNNLLDGLELATAISHVHKEEGGASSQAMKEEELISLIDDVLRDDDKNNDGYIDYAEFAKSLE, encoded by the exons ATGGAACACTTAGAAGGTGTAATTGACAAACCAGAATCTGAGATGTCCCCACAGGAGTTGCAGCTCCATTACTTCAAAATGCATGATTATGATGGCAATAATTTGCTTGATGGATTAGAACTCGCCACTGCTATATCGCATGTTCATAAAGAG GAAGGTGGTGCATCCTCCCAGGCAATGAAAGAAGAAGAGCTAATTAGTCTAATTGATGATGTCTTACGAGATGATGACAAAAATAACGATGGATACATTGATTATGCTGAGTTTGCAAAATCACTGGAATAA